From a region of the Podarcis muralis chromosome 16, rPodMur119.hap1.1, whole genome shotgun sequence genome:
- the LOC114586635 gene encoding uncharacterized protein LOC114586635 — MVDCGPSCAVPSCASTPTVGFGSAGGLGYGGLGYGLGGLGYGNGGFGYGFGGLGYGYGGAERAANLGVLAGVVPSCINQIPPAEVVVQPPACVLTIPGPILSASCEPVAVGGNTPCAVGGSGIVGGYGYGGLGFGSGLLGSSGGFGYGLGYGRGRKFGRRFSICA; from the coding sequence ATGGTTGACTGTGGTCCATCCTGTGCTGTCCCATCCTGTGCTTCCACCCCCACTGTTGGGTTTGGCTCAGCAGGAGGTCTTGGCTATGGTGGTCTCGGCTATGGATTGGGAGGACTTGGCTATGGAAATGGAGGATTCGGCTACGGATTTGGTGGTCTTGGCTATGGCTATGGAGGTGCTGAAAGAGCAGCCAACCTTGGAGTCCTGGCAGGAGTTGTCCCATCATGCATCAACCAGATCCCACCAGCAGAGGTCGTGGTCCAGCCACCTGCCTGCGTTCTGACCATCCCAGGGCCCATCCTCTCTGCCAGCTGTGAGCCTGTGGCTGTTGGAGGCAACACTCCATGTGCTGTTGGTGGTTCCGGGATCGTAGGAGGCTATGGCTATGGGGGCTTGGGCTTTGGGTCTGGTCTCCTTGGAAGCTCTGGAGGTTTCGGCTATGGTTTGGGCTACGGGAGGGGAAGGAAGTTCGGGCGTCGTTTTAGCATCTGTGCATAG